The window GCACATCGACTGGAATCACTACTTTGCCGCGCGCGGCTTCCCGTCGTTCGACGATCTGAATCTCTCGCAGGTCGTCTATCTTCGAGCGCTCGATGCGCAGCTCGCGTCGACGCCGATCGAGAATCTCAAAACGTATTTGCGCTGGCGCGTTCTGACCTCGTATGCGCCCTGGCTCTCAAAGCGTTTCGTTGACGAGGATTTCGCTTTTGCATCGGACTTGACGGGAAGCAAGCAGGCGCCGTACCGCTGGAATCGTTGCGTCAATTTGATCGATGCCGAACTGGGCGATGCGCTTGGCCGCGCTTGGGTGACATATGCGTTTCCGCCACAGGCCAAAGCGCGTGCCGAGAAGATGGTCGCAAACCTCGTCGCGGCGCTGCGTGACGACATCACGACGCTTCCCTGGATGGGTGAAGCCACACGGCACGCCGCGCTCGCTAAGCTCGCAGCCATGAACCGCAAAATCGGCTATCCCGATCACTGGCGCAGTTATTCGGGAGTGCGTATCGATCCCGGCTGGCTGATCGACGATATCGAGCATGCGGATATGTTCGACACGATGCTGGATCTTGCGAAGATCGGTAAGCCCGTCGATCGCGGCGACTTTGGGATGACGCCGCAAACGGTCAATGCCTACTACTCGCCGCAACGCAACGAGATCGTTTTGCCGGCCGGCGTCTTACAGCCGCCGCTCTTCGATTTCCGATCGGACGCAGATGATGCGATGAACTACGGCAGTGCCGGTGCGATAATCGGCCATGAGCTCACCCACGGATTTGACGACGAGGGGCGACGTTACGACGATCGCGGGAATCTACGAGATTCGTGGACGCCCGAAGACGCGGCTGGTTTTACGATCCGTGCGCAGTGTTTCGTCGACGAGTACTCAAGCTTTTCGGTCGACGATCTCCGGCTCAACGGACAACTCGTCGAGGGCGAAGCGATCGCAGATCTCGGGGGCTTGACGATTGCGTACCGTGCCTTCGAACGTGCCATGGCGTCGGAGCCGCGCGTAACGATCGAGGGATTTACCCCGGAGCAACGATTTTTTCTTGGGTTCGCCCACGTCTGGGCGGGTCAGACACGGCCGGAAGCTGCGCGCAACCGCGCGCTCACCGATCCGCATCCACCGGATTTCTTTCGCGTTAACGGCACTCTCGAGAACATGCCGGAATTCGCGCAAGCCTTCGGATGCAAGGCCACGGACGCCATGATGAAGCCACCCGATCAGCGTTGCGGCTTATGGTAAGCTATGGGCGTGCTTCTGCTCGCTTCATTCGTGTGGCTATTTAGCATATTCTCGGCATGGCCGTCGATTGGGCTCGACGCCGGCATTCAACAAGTCAGCATACTGCAAACTGCTCAAGCCGCGGACGGCAATGCTTCCTATGCGGACGTCAAGGCTGGCCGCGTCACGTTTCTTCCCTATCGTAAATTCAAGCCGAGGGGCTGGCCGGTTCACCTTTGGCTGCGCTTTGCAGTGAGCACGGACGAGCGTCAGGATCGTCGACGCTGGCTCATCGTTCTGCCGCGATGGATGGAATCGGCGACACTATATCGTGAGGATGCAGCGCCCGAACAGACCGGCATGTACGTTCGTTTCGATCGGAGACCTGTCGATGCGGACTATCCTGCCTTTCGTATTCGCGATCGCGATTTCGACGGTGCACCTCTGCTGATCAATCTTGTCTACTTTCCGGATCGTCCGCTCGCAATCAGGATCATTTCGGATGACGCCCAGACACGATACATGGAGGCGATCCACTCGA of the Candidatus Baltobacteraceae bacterium genome contains:
- a CDS encoding M13 family metallopeptidase, with amino-acid sequence MRFVRGLAIIALIALCIPARLFASVLNTANLDRTCPACRNFFQFANGGWIAHHPIPNNSSTVTAFDDLANHNFSIAREVLEEAAHDPMAFGDRQRIGDFYSACMNVDAVERAGSGPLTPLFARIAAANDLPSLTEAIIEMHRREIESFFEATSAIDAKNSTREIATVLPDGLSLPDRDYYTRDDAKSVALRTEFTQHVAAMFVLIGDDRARAAAEAQSVLAIETAMAETQLTNVERRDPNKTYHLVTRAELERDAPHIDWNHYFAARGFPSFDDLNLSQVVYLRALDAQLASTPIENLKTYLRWRVLTSYAPWLSKRFVDEDFAFASDLTGSKQAPYRWNRCVNLIDAELGDALGRAWVTYAFPPQAKARAEKMVANLVAALRDDITTLPWMGEATRHAALAKLAAMNRKIGYPDHWRSYSGVRIDPGWLIDDIEHADMFDTMLDLAKIGKPVDRGDFGMTPQTVNAYYSPQRNEIVLPAGVLQPPLFDFRSDADDAMNYGSAGAIIGHELTHGFDDEGRRYDDRGNLRDSWTPEDAAGFTIRAQCFVDEYSSFSVDDLRLNGQLVEGEAIADLGGLTIAYRAFERAMASEPRVTIEGFTPEQRFFLGFAHVWAGQTRPEAARNRALTDPHPPDFFRVNGTLENMPEFAQAFGCKATDAMMKPPDQRCGLW